The proteins below come from a single Xiphophorus couchianus chromosome 20, X_couchianus-1.0, whole genome shotgun sequence genomic window:
- the trpc4apa gene encoding transient receptor potential cation channel, subfamily C, member 4 associated protein a isoform X2, translating into MATLLGSEFSSSGRKRRNCNSNIVTKLTSSKITGKGFNRGTQLPGGLLQERDKPAKWHGIPDLLQKLHESSHPNSDLSHAHGYLKSLSSQLSVEAMSFVTEDRKTAQESTFPNTYTFDLFGGVDLLVEILMRPTLTMQKKKPKMNDELVKDCLSVLYNCCICTEGVTKSLAARDDFVLFLFTLMTNKKTFLQTATLIEDILGVKKMIQLEGIPNLSGLVQSFDQQQLANFCRILSVTISEPDIGNDDKHTLLAKNAQQKRNACPSRAEVNQVTLLNIPGFIERLCKLATRKVSEATGANFLQELEDWYTWLDNALVLDALMQMATEEAEQSSTESSDESPLATSPLRHRLPQSMKTVHEIMYKVEVLYVLCVLLMGRQRNQVHKMLADFRLIPGLNNLFDKLIWRKYTASNHVVHGQNENCDCSPEISFKIQFLRLLQSFSDHHENKYLLLNNQELNELSAISMKANIPEVEALVNTDRSLVCDGKKGLLTRLLTVMKREPPDSSFRFWQARAVESFLRGATSYADQMFLLKRGLLEHILLCIIDSGCTSRDVLQSYFDLLGELMKFNIDAFKRFNKYVNTPEKFQAFLTQINSSLVDSNMLVRCIVLSLDRFESQTEDVKVMEVLSECCLLSYVARVENRLSFLFRLINIINVQTLTQENVSCLNTSLVILMLARRKAKLPFYLNALREKEHMEKYPGCLLNNFHNLLRFWQRHYLNKDKDSTCLENSSCIPFSYWKETVSVLLGSDRTSRCAIVSYIDEPFIDLDRDLLED; encoded by the exons ATGGCGACGCTTCTGGGGTCTGAGTTCTCTAGTAGTGGAAGAAAACGAAGAAATTGTAACAGTAATATAGTCACAAAGTTAACGTCTAGTAAAATAACCGGGAAAGGTTTCAACCGAGGAACACAG CTCCCTGGAGGCTTGCTTCAGGAGAGAGATAAACCTGCTAAGTGGCATGGCATCCCTGACCTGCTCCAGAAGCTCCACGAGAGCAGCCACCCCAACAGCGACCTCTCCCACGCTCACGGCTATCTCAAG AGCTTATCATCACAGCTCTCGGTGGAGGCCATGTCTTTCGTCACAGAAGACAGGAAGACCGCTCAGGAATCCACCTTCCCCAACACCTACACCTTTGATCTGTTTGGTGGAGTTGAT CTGCTTGTGGAAATCTTAATGAGACCCACACTAACtatgcagaagaagaaacccAAAA tgaatgATGAGCTTGTCAAAGACTGCCTTAGTGTTCTCTACAACTGTTGTATATGT ACGGAGGGAGTGACAAAGAGCCTGGCAGCCAGGGACGactttgttctgtttctctTCACTCTGATGACAAACAAGAAGACGTTTCTGCAGACGGCGACGCTCATTGAAGACATTCTTGGAGTGAAAAAG ATGATCCAGTTGGAAGGAATCCCCAACCTCTCAGGTCTGGTCCAAAGCtttgaccagcagcagctggccAACTTCTGCCGCATCCTGTCCGTCACCATCTCAGAACCAGATATAGGGAACGACGACAAGCACACGCTACTGGCCAAAAACGCTCAGCAGAAGCGCAACGCCTGCCCATCTCGCGCTGAGGTCAACCAGG TGACTCTACTGAACATCCCGGGCTTCATTGAGCGGCTCTGTAAGTTAGCCACTAGAAAAGTGTCTGAAGCCACAGGAGCAAACTTCCTGCAGGAGCTGGAGGACTGGTACACCTGGCTGGACAACGCACTGGTGCTTGACGCGCTCATGCAGATGGCCACCGAGGAGGCTGAGCAGAGCAGCACAG AGTCATCAGACGAGAGTCCTCTGGCCACCAGCCCTCTGAGACACAGGCTGCCCCAGTCCATGAAGACCGTCCACGAGATCATGTACAAGGTGGAGGTTCTGTACGTGCTCTGCGTCCTCCTGATGGGCCGACAGAGGAACCAG GTCCACAAGATGCTGGCCGATTTCCGTCTCATCCCGGGGCTCAACAACCTGTTCGACAAGCTCATCTGGAGGAAATACACCGCGTCCAATCACGTGGTGCACGGCCAGAATGAGAACTGCGACTGCAGCCCA GAGATATCCTTTAAAATCCAATTCCTGCGGCTACTCCAGAGTTTCAGCGATCACCATGA GAACAAGTACCTCTTGCTCAACAACCAGGAGCTGAACGAACTGAGTGCCATTTCCATGAAAGCTAACATCCCAGAGGTGGAAGCTCTAGTCAACACAGACAGAAGCTTAGTTTGTGACGGAAAGAAGGGTCTCCTCACGCGTCTCCTCACCGTCATGAAGAGGGAACCTCCCGACTCATCCTTTAG GTTCTGGCAGGCGAGGGCAGTGGAAAGTTTTCTCAGAGGAGCAACATCTTATGCAGACCAAATGTTCCTCCTAAAGCGAGGGCTCCTAGAG CACATCCTGCTCTGCATTATAGACAGCGGCTGTACATCTCGAGACGTCCTCCAGAGCTACTTTGATCTGCTGGGGGAGCTCATGAAGTTCAACATTGATGCTTTTAAAAGGTTCAACAAATATGTCAACACTCCAGAGAAG TTTCAGGCCTTCCTGACTCAGatcaacagctccttggtggACTCCAACATGCTGGTGCGCTGCATCGTCCTCTCACTGGACCGCTTTGAAAGCCAGACCGAAGATGTCAAAG TTATGGAGGTGCTTTCTGAGTGCTGCCTGCTGTCCTACGTGGCCAGAGTTGAAAACAGATTGTCCTTCCTCTTCCGACTCATCAACATCATCAACGTACAAACACTTACGCAG GAGAATGTGAGCTGTTTAAATACCAGCTTGGTGATCTTGATGTTGGCCAGACGAAAGGCGAAGCTGCCCTTCTATCTGAACGCCCTGCGGGAGAAGGAGCACATGGAGAAATACCCCGGGTGCCTGCTGAACAACTTCCACAACCTGCTGCGCTTCTGGCAACGGCACTACCTCAACAAGGACAAGGATAGCACATGTCTGGAGAAC AGCTCCTGCATCCCGTTCAGCTACTGGAAGGAGACGGTGTCAGTACTTCTGGGCTCTGACAGAACTTCTCGCTGTGCCATTGTGAGTTACATTGACGAGCCCTTCATAGATCTGGACAGGGACCTGCTGGAAGATTGA
- the trpc4apa gene encoding transient receptor potential cation channel, subfamily C, member 4 associated protein a isoform X1, whose protein sequence is MATLLGSEFSSSGRKRRNCNSNIVTKLTSSKITGKGFNRGTQLPGGLLQERDKPAKWHGIPDLLQKLHESSHPNSDLSHAHGYLKSLSSQLSVEAMSFVTEDRKTAQESTFPNTYTFDLFGGVDLLVEILMRPTLTMQKKKPKMNDELVKDCLSVLYNCCICTEGVTKSLAARDDFVLFLFTLMTNKKTFLQTATLIEDILGVKKEMIQLEGIPNLSGLVQSFDQQQLANFCRILSVTISEPDIGNDDKHTLLAKNAQQKRNACPSRAEVNQVTLLNIPGFIERLCKLATRKVSEATGANFLQELEDWYTWLDNALVLDALMQMATEEAEQSSTESSDESPLATSPLRHRLPQSMKTVHEIMYKVEVLYVLCVLLMGRQRNQVHKMLADFRLIPGLNNLFDKLIWRKYTASNHVVHGQNENCDCSPEISFKIQFLRLLQSFSDHHENKYLLLNNQELNELSAISMKANIPEVEALVNTDRSLVCDGKKGLLTRLLTVMKREPPDSSFRFWQARAVESFLRGATSYADQMFLLKRGLLEHILLCIIDSGCTSRDVLQSYFDLLGELMKFNIDAFKRFNKYVNTPEKFQAFLTQINSSLVDSNMLVRCIVLSLDRFESQTEDVKVMEVLSECCLLSYVARVENRLSFLFRLINIINVQTLTQENVSCLNTSLVILMLARRKAKLPFYLNALREKEHMEKYPGCLLNNFHNLLRFWQRHYLNKDKDSTCLENSSCIPFSYWKETVSVLLGSDRTSRCAIVSYIDEPFIDLDRDLLED, encoded by the exons ATGGCGACGCTTCTGGGGTCTGAGTTCTCTAGTAGTGGAAGAAAACGAAGAAATTGTAACAGTAATATAGTCACAAAGTTAACGTCTAGTAAAATAACCGGGAAAGGTTTCAACCGAGGAACACAG CTCCCTGGAGGCTTGCTTCAGGAGAGAGATAAACCTGCTAAGTGGCATGGCATCCCTGACCTGCTCCAGAAGCTCCACGAGAGCAGCCACCCCAACAGCGACCTCTCCCACGCTCACGGCTATCTCAAG AGCTTATCATCACAGCTCTCGGTGGAGGCCATGTCTTTCGTCACAGAAGACAGGAAGACCGCTCAGGAATCCACCTTCCCCAACACCTACACCTTTGATCTGTTTGGTGGAGTTGAT CTGCTTGTGGAAATCTTAATGAGACCCACACTAACtatgcagaagaagaaacccAAAA tgaatgATGAGCTTGTCAAAGACTGCCTTAGTGTTCTCTACAACTGTTGTATATGT ACGGAGGGAGTGACAAAGAGCCTGGCAGCCAGGGACGactttgttctgtttctctTCACTCTGATGACAAACAAGAAGACGTTTCTGCAGACGGCGACGCTCATTGAAGACATTCTTGGAGTGAAAAAG GAGATGATCCAGTTGGAAGGAATCCCCAACCTCTCAGGTCTGGTCCAAAGCtttgaccagcagcagctggccAACTTCTGCCGCATCCTGTCCGTCACCATCTCAGAACCAGATATAGGGAACGACGACAAGCACACGCTACTGGCCAAAAACGCTCAGCAGAAGCGCAACGCCTGCCCATCTCGCGCTGAGGTCAACCAGG TGACTCTACTGAACATCCCGGGCTTCATTGAGCGGCTCTGTAAGTTAGCCACTAGAAAAGTGTCTGAAGCCACAGGAGCAAACTTCCTGCAGGAGCTGGAGGACTGGTACACCTGGCTGGACAACGCACTGGTGCTTGACGCGCTCATGCAGATGGCCACCGAGGAGGCTGAGCAGAGCAGCACAG AGTCATCAGACGAGAGTCCTCTGGCCACCAGCCCTCTGAGACACAGGCTGCCCCAGTCCATGAAGACCGTCCACGAGATCATGTACAAGGTGGAGGTTCTGTACGTGCTCTGCGTCCTCCTGATGGGCCGACAGAGGAACCAG GTCCACAAGATGCTGGCCGATTTCCGTCTCATCCCGGGGCTCAACAACCTGTTCGACAAGCTCATCTGGAGGAAATACACCGCGTCCAATCACGTGGTGCACGGCCAGAATGAGAACTGCGACTGCAGCCCA GAGATATCCTTTAAAATCCAATTCCTGCGGCTACTCCAGAGTTTCAGCGATCACCATGA GAACAAGTACCTCTTGCTCAACAACCAGGAGCTGAACGAACTGAGTGCCATTTCCATGAAAGCTAACATCCCAGAGGTGGAAGCTCTAGTCAACACAGACAGAAGCTTAGTTTGTGACGGAAAGAAGGGTCTCCTCACGCGTCTCCTCACCGTCATGAAGAGGGAACCTCCCGACTCATCCTTTAG GTTCTGGCAGGCGAGGGCAGTGGAAAGTTTTCTCAGAGGAGCAACATCTTATGCAGACCAAATGTTCCTCCTAAAGCGAGGGCTCCTAGAG CACATCCTGCTCTGCATTATAGACAGCGGCTGTACATCTCGAGACGTCCTCCAGAGCTACTTTGATCTGCTGGGGGAGCTCATGAAGTTCAACATTGATGCTTTTAAAAGGTTCAACAAATATGTCAACACTCCAGAGAAG TTTCAGGCCTTCCTGACTCAGatcaacagctccttggtggACTCCAACATGCTGGTGCGCTGCATCGTCCTCTCACTGGACCGCTTTGAAAGCCAGACCGAAGATGTCAAAG TTATGGAGGTGCTTTCTGAGTGCTGCCTGCTGTCCTACGTGGCCAGAGTTGAAAACAGATTGTCCTTCCTCTTCCGACTCATCAACATCATCAACGTACAAACACTTACGCAG GAGAATGTGAGCTGTTTAAATACCAGCTTGGTGATCTTGATGTTGGCCAGACGAAAGGCGAAGCTGCCCTTCTATCTGAACGCCCTGCGGGAGAAGGAGCACATGGAGAAATACCCCGGGTGCCTGCTGAACAACTTCCACAACCTGCTGCGCTTCTGGCAACGGCACTACCTCAACAAGGACAAGGATAGCACATGTCTGGAGAAC AGCTCCTGCATCCCGTTCAGCTACTGGAAGGAGACGGTGTCAGTACTTCTGGGCTCTGACAGAACTTCTCGCTGTGCCATTGTGAGTTACATTGACGAGCCCTTCATAGATCTGGACAGGGACCTGCTGGAAGATTGA